The following proteins are co-located in the Toxotes jaculatrix isolate fToxJac2 chromosome 9, fToxJac2.pri, whole genome shotgun sequence genome:
- the LOC121186850 gene encoding von Willebrand factor A domain-containing protein 5A-like isoform X9, with the protein MDCCGLLTAQKEPVPLKSIEVELEVKDHVATLVSTLNYENKEDKPIEAVFVFPLPGDAAVCHFSAKIGQTEIVAEVKEKQQAREEYDDALSSGQQAFLLEESEESPDIFSLSVGSLPPGESASIRLEYVTELAVQADDGLRFCLPAVLNPRYQPQGSEVTSVQVTSVPASLVPYSLSFSARVSSPRAVSKVESNCSLDPLQYLNTEQTQATVKLAAGHKFDRDVELLIYYKDAHQPTAVVEAGQASAKPGTLMGDPVVMLSLYPEFPQSVMSSVTSCGEFVLLMDRSGSMDCPINDRAQQETRIGSARDTLLLLLKSLPMGCYFNIYSFGSNFEHIFPKSVEYSEKTMEEALKKVEKMKADLGGTEILEPLKHIYSQPCIPSQPRQLFVFTDGEVFNTKEVLNLVKENSGSHRCFSFGIGEGASSALINGMAKEGGGHAQFITGADRMQPKVIQSLRFALQPAVEDISVTWDLPKEVSVTVLSPPITTIFQGQRSLIYAQLTGQSSEAAEGCVTVEYSLAGHPSQNQLRFSLKPAEDTGLTVHRLGARTLIRSLEMEKKNDEGQPDEAVKKKVVDLSVQSGVSSSFTAFIAVNKGNGEPIQGPLTTRNIPIAHLGGMAYACCAMATPCAPPSFPGGMMFACNTMPVPCMAPRMLALDTAGAAFDDVVLCRSEAYDMDISGEELEQCAFLSRGEDTEGAMIEEPPRDPLLQLVSLQKASGCWLLDPALAAALGKTSEEVENTKPSAVNQEVWATILALIWLHGFKMDAKEEWELLAMKAVSWLHAQNAPGVSECVEAGNTLLRCNVQKGVLGL; encoded by the exons ATGGACTGCTGTGGTCTACTAACTGCTCAGAAGGAACCAG TTCCTCTGAAGAGCAttgaggtggagctggaggtgaaGGACCATGTGGCTACACTGGTCTCCACTCTGAACTACGAGAACAAGGAGGACAAACCAATAGAGGCTGTTTTTGTCTTCCCTCTGCCTGGagatgctgctgtctgtcatttcAGTGCTAAGATTGGACAGACAGAGATTGTAGCTGAGGTGAAGGAGAAACAGCAG GCTCGTGAGGAGTATGATGATGCTCTGAGCTCCGGTCAGCAGGCCTTCCTAttggaggagagtgaggagagtCCAGATATATTCTCTCTGAGTGTGGGCAGTCTGCCTCCAGGAGAGAGCGCCTCCATCAGGCTGGAATATGTCACTGAGCTGGCTGTGCAGGCTGATGATGGTCTGAGGTTTTGTCTGCCTGCTGTGCTCAACCCTCGCTACCAACCTCAGG GTAGTGAAGTTACCAGTGTCCAGGTGACCTCTGTCCCAGCCTCTCTGGTTCCCTacagtctgtctttttctgcccGAGTGTCCTCTCCTCGTGCAGTCTCTAAAGTAGAGTCCAACTGTTCCCTGGACCCTCTCCAGTACCTCAACACAGAGCAGACCCAGGCCACG GTGAAGTTGGCTGCAGGACACAAGTTTGACAGAGATGTTGAACTTCTGATTTATTACAAAGACGCCCACCAACCCACTGCTGTGGTGGAGGCAGGACAGGCCTCTGCCAAACCTG gcaCTCTGATGGGTGATCCTGTAGTGATGCTGAGCCTGTACCCTGAGTTCCCCCAGTCTGTGATGTCTTCAGTCACCTCATGTGGAGAGTTTGTTCTCTTGATGGATCGATCTGGGAGTATGGATTGTCCTATCAATGACAGGGCGCAGCAAGAAACTCGCATTGGCAGTGCCAGG GacactctgctgctcctgttgaAGAGCTTACCAATGGGCTGCTATTTCAACATCTACAGTTTCGGTTCCAACTTTGAACACATCTTCCC TAAGAGTGTGGAGTACAGTGAGAAGACCATGGAGGAGGCTCTGAAGAAAGTTGAAAAGATGAAGGCTGATTTGGGAGGAACAGAGATCCTTGAGCCCctcaaacatatttacagccagCCTTGCATTCCCAGTCAGCCTAGACAA CTGTTTGTCTTTACTGACGGAGAGGTGTTCAACACCAAAGAAGTGCTAAATCTGGTGAAGGAGAATTCAGGTTCTCACAG GTGTTTCTCTTTTGGGATTGGGGAAGGGGCCAGCTCTGCCCTAATCAATGGGATGGCCAAGGAAGGAGGAGGTCACGCTCAGTTCATCACAGGCGCTGACAGGATGCAACCTAAG GTGATCCAGTCGCTTCGATTTGCTCTGCAGCCAGCTGTGGAGGATATCTCGGTCACGTGGGATTTGCCAAAGGAAGTGTCTGTTACTGTTCTCTCTCCACCAATCACAACAATTtttcagggtcaaaggtcactgattTATGCCCAGCTCACTGGACAG AgttcagaggcagcagagggctGTGTGACGGTCGAGTACAGCCTGGCAGGTCATCCCTCCCAGAACCAGCTCCGCTTCAGTCTCAAACCTGCAGAGGACACAGG ATTAACAGTCCACAGGTTGGGTGCTCGGACTCTGATTCGCTCCctggagatggagaagaaaaacGATGAGGGACAGCCTGATgaggcagtgaagaagaaggtTGTGGATCTCAGTGTTCAGTCAGGAGTGAGCAGTTCCTTCACGGCCTTCATTGCTGTCAACAAAGGCAACGGCGAGCCGATTCAAGGACCTCTGACAACCAGAAATATTCCCATAGCCC ACTTAGGTGGGATGGCATATGCTTGCTGTGCAATGGCTACTCCTTGTGCCCCCCCAA GCTTCCCAGGTGGGATGATGTTTGCTTGCAATACAATGCCTGTTCCTTGTATGGCCCCAA GAATGTTGGCGCTGGACACAGCAGGTGCGGCGTTTGACGATGTAGTCCTGTGCCGTAGTGAAG CATATGACATGGACATATCAGGTGAAGAGCTTGAACAATGTGCATTCCTGTCCCGTGGCGAAG acaCTGAAGGCGCCATGATCGAGGAGCCACCCAGAGATCCTTTGCTGCAGTTGGTTTCCCTCCAGAAGGCCTCTGGCTGCTGGCTGCTTGATCCAGCACTGGCTGCTGCACTGGGGAAGACCAGTGAGGAGGTGGAGAACACAAAACCTTCAGCT gTGAACCAGGAAGTGTGGGCCACCATTCTGGCTCTGATCTGGCTTCATGGTTTCAAGATGGACGCTAAGGAAGAGTGGGAGCTTCTGGCTATGAAGGCTGTGTCATGGCTCCATGCTCAGAATG caccaggtgtgtcagagtgtgtggaAGCTGGAAATACACTGTTGAGATGCAACGTGCAGAAAGGTGTCCTGGGACTCTGA
- the LOC121186850 gene encoding von Willebrand factor A domain-containing protein 5A-like isoform X8 — translation MDCCGLLTAQKEPVPLKSIEVELEVKDHVATLVSTLNYENKEDKPIEAVFVFPLPGDAAVCHFSAKIGQTEIVAEVKEKQQAREEYDDALSSGQQAFLLEESEESPDIFSLSVGSLPPGESASIRLEYVTELAVQADDGLRFCLPAVLNPRYQPQGSEVTSVQVTSVPASLVPYSLSFSARVSSPRAVSKVESNCSLDPLQYLNTEQTQATVKLAAGHKFDRDVELLIYYKDAHQPTAVVEAGQASAKPGTLMGDPVVMLSLYPEFPQSVMSSVTSCGEFVLLMDRSGSMDCPINDRAQQETRIGSARDTLLLLLKSLPMGCYFNIYSFGSNFEHIFPKSVEYSEKTMEEALKKVEKMKADLGGTEILEPLKHIYSQPCIPSQPRQLFVFTDGEVFNTKEVLNLVKENSGSHRCFSFGIGEGASSALINGMAKEGGGHAQFITGADRMQPKVIQSLRFALQPAVEDISVTWDLPKEVSVTVLSPPITTIFQGQRSLIYAQLTGQSSEAAEGCVTVEYSLAGHPSQNQLRFSLKPAEDTGLTVHRLGARTLIRSLEMEKKNDEGQPDEAVKKKVVDLSVQSGVSSSFTAFIAVNKGNGEPIQGPLTTRNIPIAHLGGMAYACCAMATPCAPPSFPGGMMFACNTMPVPCMAPRMLALDTAGAAFDDVVLCRSEAAYDMDISGEELEQCAFLSRGEDTEGAMIEEPPRDPLLQLVSLQKASGCWLLDPALAAALGKTSEEVENTKPSAVNQEVWATILALIWLHGFKMDAKEEWELLAMKAVSWLHAQNGSCVAECVEAGNTLLGCDVQKEVLGL, via the exons ATGGACTGCTGTGGTCTACTAACTGCTCAGAAGGAACCAG TTCCTCTGAAGAGCAttgaggtggagctggaggtgaaGGACCATGTGGCTACACTGGTCTCCACTCTGAACTACGAGAACAAGGAGGACAAACCAATAGAGGCTGTTTTTGTCTTCCCTCTGCCTGGagatgctgctgtctgtcatttcAGTGCTAAGATTGGACAGACAGAGATTGTAGCTGAGGTGAAGGAGAAACAGCAG GCTCGTGAGGAGTATGATGATGCTCTGAGCTCCGGTCAGCAGGCCTTCCTAttggaggagagtgaggagagtCCAGATATATTCTCTCTGAGTGTGGGCAGTCTGCCTCCAGGAGAGAGCGCCTCCATCAGGCTGGAATATGTCACTGAGCTGGCTGTGCAGGCTGATGATGGTCTGAGGTTTTGTCTGCCTGCTGTGCTCAACCCTCGCTACCAACCTCAGG GTAGTGAAGTTACCAGTGTCCAGGTGACCTCTGTCCCAGCCTCTCTGGTTCCCTacagtctgtctttttctgcccGAGTGTCCTCTCCTCGTGCAGTCTCTAAAGTAGAGTCCAACTGTTCCCTGGACCCTCTCCAGTACCTCAACACAGAGCAGACCCAGGCCACG GTGAAGTTGGCTGCAGGACACAAGTTTGACAGAGATGTTGAACTTCTGATTTATTACAAAGACGCCCACCAACCCACTGCTGTGGTGGAGGCAGGACAGGCCTCTGCCAAACCTG gcaCTCTGATGGGTGATCCTGTAGTGATGCTGAGCCTGTACCCTGAGTTCCCCCAGTCTGTGATGTCTTCAGTCACCTCATGTGGAGAGTTTGTTCTCTTGATGGATCGATCTGGGAGTATGGATTGTCCTATCAATGACAGGGCGCAGCAAGAAACTCGCATTGGCAGTGCCAGG GacactctgctgctcctgttgaAGAGCTTACCAATGGGCTGCTATTTCAACATCTACAGTTTCGGTTCCAACTTTGAACACATCTTCCC TAAGAGTGTGGAGTACAGTGAGAAGACCATGGAGGAGGCTCTGAAGAAAGTTGAAAAGATGAAGGCTGATTTGGGAGGAACAGAGATCCTTGAGCCCctcaaacatatttacagccagCCTTGCATTCCCAGTCAGCCTAGACAA CTGTTTGTCTTTACTGACGGAGAGGTGTTCAACACCAAAGAAGTGCTAAATCTGGTGAAGGAGAATTCAGGTTCTCACAG GTGTTTCTCTTTTGGGATTGGGGAAGGGGCCAGCTCTGCCCTAATCAATGGGATGGCCAAGGAAGGAGGAGGTCACGCTCAGTTCATCACAGGCGCTGACAGGATGCAACCTAAG GTGATCCAGTCGCTTCGATTTGCTCTGCAGCCAGCTGTGGAGGATATCTCGGTCACGTGGGATTTGCCAAAGGAAGTGTCTGTTACTGTTCTCTCTCCACCAATCACAACAATTtttcagggtcaaaggtcactgattTATGCCCAGCTCACTGGACAG AgttcagaggcagcagagggctGTGTGACGGTCGAGTACAGCCTGGCAGGTCATCCCTCCCAGAACCAGCTCCGCTTCAGTCTCAAACCTGCAGAGGACACAGG ATTAACAGTCCACAGGTTGGGTGCTCGGACTCTGATTCGCTCCctggagatggagaagaaaaacGATGAGGGACAGCCTGATgaggcagtgaagaagaaggtTGTGGATCTCAGTGTTCAGTCAGGAGTGAGCAGTTCCTTCACGGCCTTCATTGCTGTCAACAAAGGCAACGGCGAGCCGATTCAAGGACCTCTGACAACCAGAAATATTCCCATAGCCC ACTTAGGTGGGATGGCATATGCTTGCTGTGCAATGGCTACTCCTTGTGCCCCCCCAA GCTTCCCAGGTGGGATGATGTTTGCTTGCAATACAATGCCTGTTCCTTGTATGGCCCCAA GAATGTTGGCGCTGGACACAGCAGGTGCGGCGTTTGACGATGTAGTCCTGTGCCGTAGTGAAG CAGCATATGACATGGACATATCAGGTGAAGAGCTTGAACAATGTGCATTCCTGTCCCGTGGCGAAG acaCTGAAGGCGCCATGATCGAGGAGCCACCCAGAGATCCTTTGCTGCAGTTGGTTTCCCTCCAGAAGGCCTCTGGCTGCTGGCTGCTTGATCCAGCACTGGCTGCTGCACTGGGGAAGACCAGTGAGGAGGTGGAGAACACAAAACCTTCAGCT gTGAACCAGGAAGTGTGGGCCACCATTCTGGCTCTGATCTGGCTTCATGGTTTCAAGATGGACGCTAAGGAAGAGTGGGAGCTTCTGGCTATGAAGGCTGTGTCATGGCTCCATGCTCAGAATG gATCATGTGTGGCAGAGTGTGTGGAAGCTGGAAATACACTGTTGGGTTGTGACGTGCAGAAAGAGGTCCTGGGGCTTTGA
- the LOC121186850 gene encoding von Willebrand factor A domain-containing protein 5A-like isoform X7, with product MDCCGLLTAQKEPVPLKSIEVELEVKDHVATLVSTLNYENKEDKPIEAVFVFPLPGDAAVCHFSAKIGQTEIVAEVKEKQQAREEYDDALSSGQQAFLLEESEESPDIFSLSVGSLPPGESASIRLEYVTELAVQADDGLRFCLPAVLNPRYQPQGSEVTSVQVTSVPASLVPYSLSFSARVSSPRAVSKVESNCSLDPLQYLNTEQTQATVKLAAGHKFDRDVELLIYYKDAHQPTAVVEAGQASAKPGTLMGDPVVMLSLYPEFPQSVMSSVTSCGEFVLLMDRSGSMDCPINDRAQQETRIGSARDTLLLLLKSLPMGCYFNIYSFGSNFEHIFPKSVEYSEKTMEEALKKVEKMKADLGGTEILEPLKHIYSQPCIPSQPRQLFVFTDGEVFNTKEVLNLVKENSGSHRCFSFGIGEGASSALINGMAKEGGGHAQFITGADRMQPKVIQSLRFALQPAVEDISVTWDLPKEVSVTVLSPPITTIFQGQRSLIYAQLTGQSSEAAEGCVTVEYSLAGHPSQNQLRFSLKPAEDTGLTVHRLGARTLIRSLEMEKKNDEGQPDEAVKKKVVDLSVQSGVSSSFTAFIAVNKGNGEPIQGPLTTRNIPIAHLGGMAYACCAMATPCAPPSFPGGMMFACNTMPVPCMAPRMLALDTAGAAFDDVVLCRSEAAYDMDISGEELEQCAFLSRGEDTEGAMIEEPPRDPLLQLVSLQKASGCWLLDPALAAALGKTSEEVENTKPSAVNQEVWATILALIWLHGFKMDAKEEWELLAMKAVSWLHAQNAPGVSECVEAGNTLLRCNVQKGVLGL from the exons ATGGACTGCTGTGGTCTACTAACTGCTCAGAAGGAACCAG TTCCTCTGAAGAGCAttgaggtggagctggaggtgaaGGACCATGTGGCTACACTGGTCTCCACTCTGAACTACGAGAACAAGGAGGACAAACCAATAGAGGCTGTTTTTGTCTTCCCTCTGCCTGGagatgctgctgtctgtcatttcAGTGCTAAGATTGGACAGACAGAGATTGTAGCTGAGGTGAAGGAGAAACAGCAG GCTCGTGAGGAGTATGATGATGCTCTGAGCTCCGGTCAGCAGGCCTTCCTAttggaggagagtgaggagagtCCAGATATATTCTCTCTGAGTGTGGGCAGTCTGCCTCCAGGAGAGAGCGCCTCCATCAGGCTGGAATATGTCACTGAGCTGGCTGTGCAGGCTGATGATGGTCTGAGGTTTTGTCTGCCTGCTGTGCTCAACCCTCGCTACCAACCTCAGG GTAGTGAAGTTACCAGTGTCCAGGTGACCTCTGTCCCAGCCTCTCTGGTTCCCTacagtctgtctttttctgcccGAGTGTCCTCTCCTCGTGCAGTCTCTAAAGTAGAGTCCAACTGTTCCCTGGACCCTCTCCAGTACCTCAACACAGAGCAGACCCAGGCCACG GTGAAGTTGGCTGCAGGACACAAGTTTGACAGAGATGTTGAACTTCTGATTTATTACAAAGACGCCCACCAACCCACTGCTGTGGTGGAGGCAGGACAGGCCTCTGCCAAACCTG gcaCTCTGATGGGTGATCCTGTAGTGATGCTGAGCCTGTACCCTGAGTTCCCCCAGTCTGTGATGTCTTCAGTCACCTCATGTGGAGAGTTTGTTCTCTTGATGGATCGATCTGGGAGTATGGATTGTCCTATCAATGACAGGGCGCAGCAAGAAACTCGCATTGGCAGTGCCAGG GacactctgctgctcctgttgaAGAGCTTACCAATGGGCTGCTATTTCAACATCTACAGTTTCGGTTCCAACTTTGAACACATCTTCCC TAAGAGTGTGGAGTACAGTGAGAAGACCATGGAGGAGGCTCTGAAGAAAGTTGAAAAGATGAAGGCTGATTTGGGAGGAACAGAGATCCTTGAGCCCctcaaacatatttacagccagCCTTGCATTCCCAGTCAGCCTAGACAA CTGTTTGTCTTTACTGACGGAGAGGTGTTCAACACCAAAGAAGTGCTAAATCTGGTGAAGGAGAATTCAGGTTCTCACAG GTGTTTCTCTTTTGGGATTGGGGAAGGGGCCAGCTCTGCCCTAATCAATGGGATGGCCAAGGAAGGAGGAGGTCACGCTCAGTTCATCACAGGCGCTGACAGGATGCAACCTAAG GTGATCCAGTCGCTTCGATTTGCTCTGCAGCCAGCTGTGGAGGATATCTCGGTCACGTGGGATTTGCCAAAGGAAGTGTCTGTTACTGTTCTCTCTCCACCAATCACAACAATTtttcagggtcaaaggtcactgattTATGCCCAGCTCACTGGACAG AgttcagaggcagcagagggctGTGTGACGGTCGAGTACAGCCTGGCAGGTCATCCCTCCCAGAACCAGCTCCGCTTCAGTCTCAAACCTGCAGAGGACACAGG ATTAACAGTCCACAGGTTGGGTGCTCGGACTCTGATTCGCTCCctggagatggagaagaaaaacGATGAGGGACAGCCTGATgaggcagtgaagaagaaggtTGTGGATCTCAGTGTTCAGTCAGGAGTGAGCAGTTCCTTCACGGCCTTCATTGCTGTCAACAAAGGCAACGGCGAGCCGATTCAAGGACCTCTGACAACCAGAAATATTCCCATAGCCC ACTTAGGTGGGATGGCATATGCTTGCTGTGCAATGGCTACTCCTTGTGCCCCCCCAA GCTTCCCAGGTGGGATGATGTTTGCTTGCAATACAATGCCTGTTCCTTGTATGGCCCCAA GAATGTTGGCGCTGGACACAGCAGGTGCGGCGTTTGACGATGTAGTCCTGTGCCGTAGTGAAG CAGCATATGACATGGACATATCAGGTGAAGAGCTTGAACAATGTGCATTCCTGTCCCGTGGCGAAG acaCTGAAGGCGCCATGATCGAGGAGCCACCCAGAGATCCTTTGCTGCAGTTGGTTTCCCTCCAGAAGGCCTCTGGCTGCTGGCTGCTTGATCCAGCACTGGCTGCTGCACTGGGGAAGACCAGTGAGGAGGTGGAGAACACAAAACCTTCAGCT gTGAACCAGGAAGTGTGGGCCACCATTCTGGCTCTGATCTGGCTTCATGGTTTCAAGATGGACGCTAAGGAAGAGTGGGAGCTTCTGGCTATGAAGGCTGTGTCATGGCTCCATGCTCAGAATG caccaggtgtgtcagagtgtgtggaAGCTGGAAATACACTGTTGAGATGCAACGTGCAGAAAGGTGTCCTGGGACTCTGA
- the LOC121186850 gene encoding von Willebrand factor A domain-containing protein 5A-like isoform X10, with translation MDCCGLLTAQKEPVPLKSIEVELEVKDHVATLVSTLNYENKEDKPIEAVFVFPLPGDAAVCHFSAKIGQTEIVAEVKEKQQAREEYDDALSSGQQAFLLEESEESPDIFSLSVGSLPPGESASIRLEYVTELAVQADDGLRFCLPAVLNPRYQPQGSEVTSVQVTSVPASLVPYSLSFSARVSSPRAVSKVESNCSLDPLQYLNTEQTQATVKLAAGHKFDRDVELLIYYKDAHQPTAVVEAGQASAKPGTLMGDPVVMLSLYPEFPQSVMSSVTSCGEFVLLMDRSGSMDCPINDRAQQETRIGSARDTLLLLLKSLPMGCYFNIYSFGSNFEHIFPKSVEYSEKTMEEALKKVEKMKADLGGTEILEPLKHIYSQPCIPSQPRQLFVFTDGEVFNTKEVLNLVKENSGSHRCFSFGIGEGASSALINGMAKEGGGHAQFITGADRMQPKVIQSLRFALQPAVEDISVTWDLPKEVSVTVLSPPITTIFQGQRSLIYAQLTGQSSEAAEGCVTVEYSLAGHPSQNQLRFSLKPAEDTGLTVHRLGARTLIRSLEMEKKNDEGQPDEAVKKKVVDLSVQSGVSSSFTAFIAVNKGNGEPIQGPLTTRNIPIAHLGGMAYACCAMATPCAPPSFPGGMMFACNTMPVPCMAPRMLALDTAGAAFDDVVLCRSEDTEGAMIEEPPRDPLLQLVSLQKASGCWLLDPALAAALGKTSEEVENTKPSAVNQEVWATILALIWLHGFKMDAKEEWELLAMKAVSWLHAQNAPGVSECVEAGNTLLRCNVQKGVLGL, from the exons ATGGACTGCTGTGGTCTACTAACTGCTCAGAAGGAACCAG TTCCTCTGAAGAGCAttgaggtggagctggaggtgaaGGACCATGTGGCTACACTGGTCTCCACTCTGAACTACGAGAACAAGGAGGACAAACCAATAGAGGCTGTTTTTGTCTTCCCTCTGCCTGGagatgctgctgtctgtcatttcAGTGCTAAGATTGGACAGACAGAGATTGTAGCTGAGGTGAAGGAGAAACAGCAG GCTCGTGAGGAGTATGATGATGCTCTGAGCTCCGGTCAGCAGGCCTTCCTAttggaggagagtgaggagagtCCAGATATATTCTCTCTGAGTGTGGGCAGTCTGCCTCCAGGAGAGAGCGCCTCCATCAGGCTGGAATATGTCACTGAGCTGGCTGTGCAGGCTGATGATGGTCTGAGGTTTTGTCTGCCTGCTGTGCTCAACCCTCGCTACCAACCTCAGG GTAGTGAAGTTACCAGTGTCCAGGTGACCTCTGTCCCAGCCTCTCTGGTTCCCTacagtctgtctttttctgcccGAGTGTCCTCTCCTCGTGCAGTCTCTAAAGTAGAGTCCAACTGTTCCCTGGACCCTCTCCAGTACCTCAACACAGAGCAGACCCAGGCCACG GTGAAGTTGGCTGCAGGACACAAGTTTGACAGAGATGTTGAACTTCTGATTTATTACAAAGACGCCCACCAACCCACTGCTGTGGTGGAGGCAGGACAGGCCTCTGCCAAACCTG gcaCTCTGATGGGTGATCCTGTAGTGATGCTGAGCCTGTACCCTGAGTTCCCCCAGTCTGTGATGTCTTCAGTCACCTCATGTGGAGAGTTTGTTCTCTTGATGGATCGATCTGGGAGTATGGATTGTCCTATCAATGACAGGGCGCAGCAAGAAACTCGCATTGGCAGTGCCAGG GacactctgctgctcctgttgaAGAGCTTACCAATGGGCTGCTATTTCAACATCTACAGTTTCGGTTCCAACTTTGAACACATCTTCCC TAAGAGTGTGGAGTACAGTGAGAAGACCATGGAGGAGGCTCTGAAGAAAGTTGAAAAGATGAAGGCTGATTTGGGAGGAACAGAGATCCTTGAGCCCctcaaacatatttacagccagCCTTGCATTCCCAGTCAGCCTAGACAA CTGTTTGTCTTTACTGACGGAGAGGTGTTCAACACCAAAGAAGTGCTAAATCTGGTGAAGGAGAATTCAGGTTCTCACAG GTGTTTCTCTTTTGGGATTGGGGAAGGGGCCAGCTCTGCCCTAATCAATGGGATGGCCAAGGAAGGAGGAGGTCACGCTCAGTTCATCACAGGCGCTGACAGGATGCAACCTAAG GTGATCCAGTCGCTTCGATTTGCTCTGCAGCCAGCTGTGGAGGATATCTCGGTCACGTGGGATTTGCCAAAGGAAGTGTCTGTTACTGTTCTCTCTCCACCAATCACAACAATTtttcagggtcaaaggtcactgattTATGCCCAGCTCACTGGACAG AgttcagaggcagcagagggctGTGTGACGGTCGAGTACAGCCTGGCAGGTCATCCCTCCCAGAACCAGCTCCGCTTCAGTCTCAAACCTGCAGAGGACACAGG ATTAACAGTCCACAGGTTGGGTGCTCGGACTCTGATTCGCTCCctggagatggagaagaaaaacGATGAGGGACAGCCTGATgaggcagtgaagaagaaggtTGTGGATCTCAGTGTTCAGTCAGGAGTGAGCAGTTCCTTCACGGCCTTCATTGCTGTCAACAAAGGCAACGGCGAGCCGATTCAAGGACCTCTGACAACCAGAAATATTCCCATAGCCC ACTTAGGTGGGATGGCATATGCTTGCTGTGCAATGGCTACTCCTTGTGCCCCCCCAA GCTTCCCAGGTGGGATGATGTTTGCTTGCAATACAATGCCTGTTCCTTGTATGGCCCCAA GAATGTTGGCGCTGGACACAGCAGGTGCGGCGTTTGACGATGTAGTCCTGTGCCGTAGTGAAG acaCTGAAGGCGCCATGATCGAGGAGCCACCCAGAGATCCTTTGCTGCAGTTGGTTTCCCTCCAGAAGGCCTCTGGCTGCTGGCTGCTTGATCCAGCACTGGCTGCTGCACTGGGGAAGACCAGTGAGGAGGTGGAGAACACAAAACCTTCAGCT gTGAACCAGGAAGTGTGGGCCACCATTCTGGCTCTGATCTGGCTTCATGGTTTCAAGATGGACGCTAAGGAAGAGTGGGAGCTTCTGGCTATGAAGGCTGTGTCATGGCTCCATGCTCAGAATG caccaggtgtgtcagagtgtgtggaAGCTGGAAATACACTGTTGAGATGCAACGTGCAGAAAGGTGTCCTGGGACTCTGA